From Microcebus murinus isolate Inina chromosome 13, M.murinus_Inina_mat1.0, whole genome shotgun sequence, the proteins below share one genomic window:
- the CCDC70 gene encoding coiled-coil domain-containing protein 70 isoform X1, whose translation MAKSFKPFRVFNQLTWTWPAALSSIAATPPFQLARKMFPFKVGKWMGLACVRSLVSSPPSIRRKKLIHKLQEEKAFREEMRIFREKIEDFREEMWNFRGKIRAFRGQILDFWEEERPFWEEEKTFWKEEKTFWEMEKSFREEEKTFWKKYRTFWKEDKAFWKEDNALWERDRNLLQEDKALWEEEKALWVEERALLEEEKALWEDKKSLWEEENALWEEEKAFWVEGGGHLAGDRVPEDGPFHALGGQRLPTFSRGRA comes from the exons ATGGCGAAGTCTTTCAAACCTTTCAG GGTTTTTAACCAGCTGACCTGGACTTGGCCAGCGGCCCTGTCCTCCATCGCGGCCACCCCACCATTCCAGCTGGCGAGGAAGATGTTCCCCTTCAAGGTGGGCAAATGGATGGGGCTCGCCTGCGTCCGCTCCCTGGTGTCATCCCCTCCCAGTATTCGCCGGAAGAAACTCATCCACAAGCTGCAGGAGGAAAAGGCTTTTCGGGAAGAGATGAGAATTTTCCgtgagaaaatagaagacttcaGGGAGGAGATGTGGAATTTCCGAGGCAAGATCCGTGCTTTCCGGGGCCAGATCTTGGATTTTTGGGAAGAGGAGAGACCTTtctgggaagaagagaaaaccttctggaaagaggagaaaaccttctgggaaatggaaaaatctttccgggaagaagagaaaactttttggaaaaaatacCGTACCTTCTGGAAGGAGGATAAGGCCTTCTGGAAAGAGGACAATGCCTTATGGGAAAGAGACCGGAATCTTCTTCAGGAGGACAAGGCCCTGTGGGAGGAAGAAAAGGCCCTGTGGGTGGAGGAAAGAGCCCTCCTTGAGGAGGAGAAGGCCCTGTGGGAGGACAAAAAGTCCCTCTGGGAGGAAGAGAATGCCCtgtgggaggaagagaaggcGTTCTGGGTGGAGGGTGGCGGCCACCTTGCTGGGGACCGGGTGCCAGAGGACGGGCCCTTCCACGCCCTCGGAGGGCAGCGCCTGCCAACCTTCTCCCGAGGCCGGGCGTAG
- the CCDC70 gene encoding coiled-coil domain-containing protein 70 isoform X2 has translation MFPFKVGKWMGLACVRSLVSSPPSIRRKKLIHKLQEEKAFREEMRIFREKIEDFREEMWNFRGKIRAFRGQILDFWEEERPFWEEEKTFWKEEKTFWEMEKSFREEEKTFWKKYRTFWKEDKAFWKEDNALWERDRNLLQEDKALWEEEKALWVEERALLEEEKALWEDKKSLWEEENALWEEEKAFWVEGGGHLAGDRVPEDGPFHALGGQRLPTFSRGRA, from the coding sequence ATGTTCCCCTTCAAGGTGGGCAAATGGATGGGGCTCGCCTGCGTCCGCTCCCTGGTGTCATCCCCTCCCAGTATTCGCCGGAAGAAACTCATCCACAAGCTGCAGGAGGAAAAGGCTTTTCGGGAAGAGATGAGAATTTTCCgtgagaaaatagaagacttcaGGGAGGAGATGTGGAATTTCCGAGGCAAGATCCGTGCTTTCCGGGGCCAGATCTTGGATTTTTGGGAAGAGGAGAGACCTTtctgggaagaagagaaaaccttctggaaagaggagaaaaccttctgggaaatggaaaaatctttccgggaagaagagaaaactttttggaaaaaatacCGTACCTTCTGGAAGGAGGATAAGGCCTTCTGGAAAGAGGACAATGCCTTATGGGAAAGAGACCGGAATCTTCTTCAGGAGGACAAGGCCCTGTGGGAGGAAGAAAAGGCCCTGTGGGTGGAGGAAAGAGCCCTCCTTGAGGAGGAGAAGGCCCTGTGGGAGGACAAAAAGTCCCTCTGGGAGGAAGAGAATGCCCtgtgggaggaagagaaggcGTTCTGGGTGGAGGGTGGCGGCCACCTTGCTGGGGACCGGGTGCCAGAGGACGGGCCCTTCCACGCCCTCGGAGGGCAGCGCCTGCCAACCTTCTCCCGAGGCCGGGCGTAG